Proteins from one Malaya genurostris strain Urasoe2022 chromosome 2, Malgen_1.1, whole genome shotgun sequence genomic window:
- the LOC131430187 gene encoding uncharacterized protein LOC131430187 has protein sequence MRLSSWLLLVLIGLAQATSEYQCLDFPIEDQCIIEQISYHPGKQITFPAGYRHIRIGFAKKQVDGLHSNVTALDDQLYQAMHRPPILEMENVGMDHLIVPPDLLLGNFARNAFQSVEVNYSKSYTITFLDLDHNRIQNISNISALTNLEKLHLVANAIETIDGTVFAPLIKLKRLYLGSNHLVILPWETLPVTLVYLDCFDNWLENVNLQNVTLPALEYLNIDNNNIQSLNVTELLLATPKLEQVFLHLNLIESKELNKIEQILEKHNIIYMQTDEYYDRYCYNYDGFVEGHCLRRKTQKSVYKAILQSMVCLAVGVLLVGILYWAYKEVRR, from the exons ATGCGTCTGTCCTCTTG GCTACTTCTGGTGCTGATAGGTTTGGCTCAGGCGACCAGCGAATACCAATGTTTAGACTTTCCTATCGAGGACCAGTGTATTATTGAACAAATTTCGTATCATCCAGGAAAACAAATAACTTTTCCCGCTGGGTATCGCCACATTCGAATCGGTTTTGCCAAGAAACAAGTCGATGGGCTTCATTCGAACGTAACCGCTTTGGATGACCAGTTGTATCAGGCTATGCACCGTCCACCAATTTTGGAGATGGAAAATGTTGGAATGGATCACCTGATTGTGCCGCCGGATTTGTTGCTGGGAAATTTCGCGCGTAATGCTTTCCAGAGTGTAGAAGTGAACTACTCCAAGTCATATACAATCACATTCCTGGATTTGGACCACAACCGAATTCAAAATATCAGCAATATCAGTGCTCTAACCAATCTCGAGAAGCTTCATCTAGTCGCAAATGCGATAGAGACTATTGATGGCACTGTATTCGCTCCATTGATCAAACTGAAGCGATTGTATCTCGGCTCCAACCACTTGGTTATTCTTCCGTGGGAAACTCTCCCAGTGACATTGGTTTATCTGGACTGTTTCGATAACTGGTTAGAGAATGTAAATTTGCAAAATGTGACATTGCCTGCATTAGAATATTTGAACATAGATAACAACAACATTCAATCGTTAAACGTTACGGAACTACTGCTGGCAACCCCGAAACTAGAGCAGGTATTTCTGCATCTAAATTTAATCGAATCGaaagaattgaataaaattgaacaaatattAGAAAAGCACAACATAATTTATATGCAAACTGATGAATACTACGATCGTTACTGCTACAATTACGACGGGTTTGTTGAAGGACATTGCCTAAGACGTAAGACGCAAAAAAGCGTTTATAAGGCTATTCTGCAGTCGATGGTTTGCCTAGCGGTTGGAGTTCTACTCGTTGGAATACTATATTGGGCGTATAAAGAGGTCCGACGATAA
- the LOC131430188 gene encoding leucine-rich repeat-containing protein 23-like, which yields MHRPPILEMVNIAMDHLIVPPDLLLGNFEDNSISSIEVSYTKSYQISFLDLDHNNLRNINNISALINLETLHLRDNAIKSIDRTVFAPLIKLKRLYLGFNSLITLPWQSLSSTLVHLDCYVNYLDNVNFRNVSFPALEYLNINRNEIRLLNVTELLLATPKLKVVYVLVNNFKKDRRDKIEQELKNNNLTYDGNEEYYDDDDCYYDEEYVDGRCVRRHQGITVYKATLLSVVSLAVATLLVGILYWTYKEVNR from the coding sequence ATGCACCGTCCACCAATTTTGGAGATGGTAAATATTGCAATGGATCACCTGATTGTGCCACCGGATTTGCTGCTGGGGAATTTCGAGGATAATTCTATCAGCAGTATAGAAGTGAGCTACACAAAGTCATATCAAATTTCATTCCTAGATTTGGACCACAATAACTTGAGAAATATCAATAACATCAGTGCTCTGATCAATCTTGAAACACTCCATCTACGAGATAATGCGATAAAGAGTATTGATAGGACTGTATTCGCTCCATTGATCAAGCTAAAGCGATTGTACCTCGGATTCAACTCTTTGATTACCCTCCCGTGGCAATCTCTTTCTTCGACATTGGTTCATTTGGACTGTTACGTGAACTATTTGGACAATGTAAATTTCCGCAATGTGTCATTTCCAGCATTAGAATATCTGAACATAAATAGAAATGAGATCAGATTGTTGAACGTTACGGAACTACTACTGGCAACTCCGAAACTAAAGGTGGTATACGTGCtagtcaataatttcaaaaaagaTCGAAGGGACAAAATCGAACAAGAGTTAAAAAATAACAACCTAACCTATGATGGCAATGAAGAATACTACGACGATGACGACTGCTACTATGACGAAGAGTATGTTGATGGCCGATGCGTTAGACGACATCAAGGTATAACTGTTTATAAGGCAACACTGCTGTCCGTGGTTAGTCTAGCGGTGGCAACATTGCTCGTTGGAATACTCTACTGGACATATAAAGAGGTCAATCGATAG